Proteins encoded together in one Deinococcus seoulensis window:
- a CDS encoding MBL fold metallo-hydrolase, translating to MFFKRFYDTDLAQASYMIGCQKTGECLVVDPIRDVQTYLTEAAAQKLRVTHVTETHIHADYLSGSRELAAATGAQLLLSAEGGPDWQYTYDDGNRAPLHHHTSFMVGNVRVQALHTPGHTPEHMSFLITDTPRGDAPSMILTGDFVFVGDLGRPDLLDEAAGGEGTRFAGARQMFASLRDTFLTLPDYVQVWPGHGSGSACGKALGAVPTTTVGYERALSWWGRLVQSGDEAAFTAELLAGQPDAPLYYGRMKTQNRAGPALLGTPAPLPEVNATAARAALETGTTLIDTRPRAEYQQAAPTGSVNIPDGNTLETWAGWLLRDGQPYLLTARDAAHADTLRRRLWMVGLDTVTGFIRSVDGLPTTDARPFSASELPRHSGALILDVRGRTEHEAGAIPGSVQLHAGRLPWSLDRLPRDREIVVHCQGGARSAAAASFLRTQGLNVTELAGGYEAWRAAQQPTEPQPTEPQPA from the coding sequence ATGTTCTTCAAACGCTTCTACGACACCGACCTCGCCCAGGCCTCCTACATGATCGGCTGCCAGAAAACCGGCGAGTGCCTGGTCGTCGACCCCATCCGCGACGTCCAGACCTACCTGACCGAGGCCGCCGCCCAGAAACTGCGCGTCACGCACGTCACCGAGACGCACATCCACGCCGACTACCTGTCCGGCAGCCGCGAACTGGCCGCCGCGACCGGCGCGCAGCTCCTGCTCTCCGCCGAGGGCGGCCCCGACTGGCAGTACACCTACGACGACGGCAACCGCGCGCCCCTGCACCACCACACGTCCTTCATGGTCGGCAACGTGCGCGTCCAGGCGCTGCACACCCCCGGCCACACCCCCGAACACATGAGCTTCCTGATCACCGACACCCCGCGCGGCGACGCGCCCAGCATGATCCTGACCGGCGACTTCGTGTTCGTCGGCGACCTGGGCCGCCCCGACCTGCTCGACGAGGCCGCCGGCGGCGAAGGCACCCGCTTCGCCGGTGCGCGCCAGATGTTCGCCTCGCTGCGCGACACCTTCCTGACCCTCCCCGACTACGTGCAGGTCTGGCCCGGCCACGGTTCCGGCAGCGCCTGCGGCAAGGCCCTGGGCGCCGTGCCCACCACCACCGTCGGCTACGAACGCGCCCTGAGCTGGTGGGGACGGCTGGTGCAGAGCGGCGACGAGGCCGCCTTCACCGCCGAACTGCTCGCCGGGCAGCCCGACGCGCCGCTGTACTACGGCCGCATGAAAACCCAGAACCGCGCCGGACCCGCCCTGCTCGGCACGCCCGCCCCGCTGCCCGAAGTGAACGCCACCGCCGCCCGCGCCGCCCTGGAGACCGGCACCACCCTGATCGACACCCGCCCCCGCGCCGAGTACCAGCAGGCCGCCCCGACCGGCAGCGTGAACATCCCCGACGGGAACACCCTGGAAACCTGGGCCGGATGGCTGCTGCGCGACGGGCAACCCTACCTGCTGACCGCCCGCGACGCCGCGCACGCCGACACCCTGCGCCGCCGCCTGTGGATGGTCGGACTGGACACCGTCACGGGCTTCATCCGCAGCGTGGACGGCCTGCCCACCACCGACGCCCGGCCCTTCTCGGCCAGCGAACTGCCCCGGCACAGCGGCGCGCTGATCCTGGACGTGCGCGGCAGAACCGAGCACGAGGCGGGCGCCATTCCCGGCAGCGTGCAACTGCACGCCGGACGCCTGCCCTGGAGCCTGGACCGCCTGCCCCGCGACCGCGAGATCGTCGTGCACTGCCAGGGCGGAGCCCGCAGCGCCGCCGCCGCCAGCTTCCTGCGCACCCAGGGCCTGAACGTCACCGAACTCGCCGGAGGCTACGAGGCCTGGCGGGCCGCCCAGCAGCCCACCGAACCGCAACCCACCGAACCGCAACCGGCCTGA
- a CDS encoding rhodanese-like domain-containing protein codes for MFKFIRKLLSGAAGPESVSPAEAQALIRQGAVLLDVRSAGERRAAHIPGSLHIPLDQLPGRLSNLPAGKTVVCQCASGNRSAQAARLLADAGIDSRNLRGGIGAWRAAGLPVRT; via the coding sequence ATGTTCAAGTTCATCAGGAAACTGCTGTCCGGCGCGGCCGGTCCGGAATCCGTCTCACCCGCCGAGGCGCAGGCCCTGATCAGGCAGGGCGCCGTGCTGCTGGACGTCCGCTCGGCCGGGGAACGCCGCGCCGCGCACATCCCGGGCAGCCTGCACATCCCGCTCGATCAACTGCCGGGCCGCCTGTCGAACCTGCCCGCCGGGAAGACCGTGGTGTGCCAGTGCGCCAGCGGCAACCGCAGCGCCCAGGCGGCGCGCCTCCTCGCGGACGCCGGGATCGACAGCCGCAACCTGCGCGGCGGGATCGGCGCGTGGCGGGCCGCCGGACTGCCCGTCCGCACCTGA
- a CDS encoding rhodanese-like domain-containing protein has product MTDHGLTYQDLYTAELEPALRRGAQLIDVREPDEYVQGHIPGALNLPLSELSARHAEISGPAVIVCLSGGRSAQAASFLAAQGRDVHNLVGGTAGWMREGRPLTSGPHP; this is encoded by the coding sequence ATGACCGACCACGGACTGACCTACCAGGACCTCTACACCGCCGAACTGGAACCCGCCCTGCGGCGCGGCGCGCAGCTGATCGACGTGCGCGAACCCGACGAGTACGTGCAGGGCCACATTCCCGGCGCGCTGAACCTGCCCCTGAGTGAACTGAGCGCCCGGCACGCCGAGATCAGCGGCCCGGCCGTGATCGTGTGCCTGAGCGGGGGCCGCAGCGCGCAGGCCGCGTCGTTCCTGGCCGCGCAGGGCCGCGACGTTCACAACCTGGTGGGCGGCACCGCCGGCTGGATGCGCGAGGGCCGTCCCCTGACCAGCGGCCCGCACCCGTGA
- a CDS encoding sulfite exporter TauE/SafE family protein, with the protein MSMALIGAVLIGLSLGLLGSGGSILTVPVLVYLAGEPEKLAVTESLAIVGLISLFSAVPYALRRAIDVRRVLLFGLPGMLGTALGTALSAHLSGAAQLTLFAAVMLLSATLMFRPPPTRTDQPSGGQSSGEQPSGEQSPLMTAAQGLGVGVLTGVVGVGGGFLIIPALVLLGGLPMNLAVGTSLVIITMNSATGFARHLSLPGTAEQLHWPLILTFGLIGVGGSLLGSRLNGRVSNVALRRGFAAFLVVMGSYVLATNAPRVLHPAPPQAAVLGR; encoded by the coding sequence ATGAGCATGGCCCTGATCGGCGCGGTTCTGATCGGCCTGTCGCTGGGCCTGCTCGGCTCGGGCGGCAGCATCCTGACCGTGCCCGTCCTGGTGTACCTCGCGGGTGAACCCGAGAAGCTGGCCGTCACGGAGAGCCTCGCCATCGTGGGCCTGATCAGCCTGTTCAGCGCCGTGCCGTACGCGCTGCGCCGCGCCATCGACGTGCGCCGCGTGCTGCTGTTCGGCCTGCCCGGCATGCTCGGCACGGCCCTGGGTACCGCCCTGAGCGCCCACCTGAGCGGCGCGGCGCAACTCACGCTGTTCGCCGCCGTGATGCTGCTCTCGGCCACGCTGATGTTCCGCCCGCCCCCCACCCGCACGGACCAACCCTCCGGGGGCCAGTCTTCCGGGGAACAGCCTTCCGGTGAGCAGTCCCCGCTGATGACGGCCGCGCAGGGCCTGGGCGTGGGCGTCCTGACCGGCGTGGTCGGCGTGGGCGGCGGGTTCCTGATCATCCCGGCGCTGGTGCTGCTGGGCGGCCTGCCCATGAACCTCGCGGTGGGCACCAGTCTGGTCATCATCACCATGAACAGCGCCACCGGGTTCGCGCGGCACCTCAGCCTGCCCGGCACGGCCGAGCAACTGCACTGGCCGCTGATCCTGACCTTCGGCCTGATCGGCGTGGGCGGCAGCCTGCTCGGCTCACGCCTGAACGGCCGGGTGTCGAACGTCGCCCTGCGGCGCGGCTTCGCGGCCTTCCTGGTCGTCATGGGCAGTTACGTGCTGGCCACCAACGCCCCCCGCGTCCTGCACCCCGCGCCCCCGCAGGCCGCCGTACTGGGCCGCTGA